A part of Denitratisoma oestradiolicum genomic DNA contains:
- a CDS encoding Rid family detoxifying hydrolase, whose product MSKKIISTPNAPAAIGTYNQAVQAGDTVYLSGQIGLDPVSMHLVEGIDAQIVRVFDNLKAVAEAAGASLNDAVKFNIYLTDLAHFAKVNEVMVRYVAQPYPARAAVGVKELPRGALVEADAVLVIG is encoded by the coding sequence ATGAGCAAGAAGATTATCTCCACTCCCAACGCGCCCGCCGCCATCGGCACCTACAATCAGGCGGTGCAGGCCGGCGACACGGTGTACCTTTCCGGTCAGATCGGCCTCGACCCCGTTTCCATGCACCTGGTGGAAGGCATCGACGCCCAGATCGTGCGGGTATTCGATAACCTCAAAGCCGTGGCCGAAGCCGCCGGCGCCTCCCTGAACGACGCGGTGAAGTTCAACATTTACCTCACCGACCTGGCCCACTTTGCCAAGGTCAACGAAGTCATGGTTCGTTACGTGGCGCAGCCCTATCCGGCCCGGGCCGCGGTGGGTGTCAAGGAACTACCCCGCGGCGCCCTGGTGGAGGCCGACGCCGTTCTCGTCATTGGCTGA
- the fliW gene encoding flagellar assembly protein FliW has protein sequence MKIDSPRYGTLEVTPEKVIEFPHGLPGFETARRFSLFHPEGAAVQYFILQSIDDPLLAFNIADPALFGFDYEIKLSDEEAAAIDLTDADDALVMVILSKEDGEAELRANFSAPLVLNPNSRKALQQVFSRLNYQVTLKSSDQ, from the coding sequence ATGAAAATCGATAGTCCCCGCTACGGCACCCTGGAAGTCACACCGGAAAAAGTGATCGAGTTTCCCCATGGCCTGCCTGGGTTCGAAACCGCCCGCCGGTTTTCGCTGTTTCATCCTGAGGGGGCTGCGGTGCAGTATTTCATCCTGCAAAGCATCGACGATCCCCTGCTGGCCTTCAATATCGCCGATCCGGCCCTGTTCGGCTTTGATTATGAAATCAAGTTGTCCGACGAAGAAGCGGCCGCCATTGACCTGACCGATGCCGACGACGCCCTGGTGATGGTGATCCTGTCCAAGGAAGATGGGGAAGCCGAATTGCGGGCCAACTTCAGTGCGCCCCTGGTGCTCAACCCCAATTCGCGCAAGGCCTTGCAACAGGTATTCTCGCGCCTCAACTATCAGGTGACCCTCAAGTCTTCAGACCAATAA